The genomic DNA TAATTGTTAGCGCCCGCGTTCTCTCTGGGTACCTCATTAAATTCTGTGTACATCACTTTTGACGTGCTTACGCCCGATTAATCCGGACACCTCTGCGCCCGCAGCGGCTTCGCTGAACAGCGGCCACGGAGCAGGCATCGGCTCGGAGTCCGCCTGCGATACACGTGCGAAATCCATCAGCAGAAATTCATTCCTGCGCACTGGTGCGAACACAAAAAACAACGATGGCCGCACACTCGACGCGCTTCGGCTGCAGGAGAGATGCTTTATGCAAGCCGAGATGGTGGACTCTCTGTGCGTTGACTCTCAATGAAAGTCCCATCACTGGGAACTCAGATTCAACCATTTAAGCGTCAACAAGAACTCACAGACAAGATCTGCCCTATTTCACAAGAGCACTGAGATGACAGGCAGCAGACGCTTTTATGGGCTAGATAAGGAGTCTGTGAAACTTCCAGGCTTCAACATTAGCTGCGAAGTCACGAAATCACCATTGTTCAATGTTTGGTTTTACATctactaaatgtaatgtagttattAGGAGACATTCTCAAGAAGAAATTCAAACCACACCCTTAGTTTGGCCTTGTCATTAAAAATGGTAGCTTATACCACCTTCCTCTCAATTTCACCCACTCTTCACGAGGACAACAGGAAGGATTGCCTTTTCATGCTAAGAGCAGTTCTGGAATGTCTGGTCTTTTTCTCCGGGCATTCTTCAGCTCACGGCAGTATCATTCACAATGACTGTAGCAAAGCAATACAATGCATTTAGAGGAAGGCTTGTCAATATGGAATGTCTGCGACCATCTCTACCACAATGAATCATTCTGTCAGCATCAGAATGAAATAGATTTAGTTATGGAAATATGATTTACAAATCTTCCCCAACTGATGTGATCGGTATGGAATTGGCATTAGTAAATATTTCATTCTCGGTGATATGATAAAGTGGTGTAATGGTAACAATAAGTATCTAGTCCTCGTTATGTtttagactgtaaaaaaaaacatatttgatagTAGTAATGTaaccataaaatatttatggtgGTAGTGAAGTATCAATACAAACCGTTTTcaggcaaattatttttttaaatacacttctGTCAATGATTTGCCGTCAGACTTTGAAATTCAATGGAGTAATTTGAGTTTCACCTATGATTGAATGATAAAAGCCTCTAGAATTTTGCTGTATCAGCAAGCACGCATATAAATGGCAGCAGTACTACACAAAAAAAGTGGAATAACCATCTCATACTGTCAAACTAATAAAtgttattacatattaattCATGAATTGACTCACTATCCATATTTtggaaatgtatgcatgtcCAATAGCATTaacttttattgtatttaatttagaTACATACATGGTATGCATTATCCTATATTAGCAATAAGTAAATAGCTCATTATAAATTAGTctatttctgaaagaaaaacgACTAAAAAGTTAAAATAGTTTCAAAGAATCACATTGGGGATCCATTGTGGAGAATGGAATGATGCTGCCATCTGCAGACTGAACGATGTACTGCCGCTATGAGACTACCTTCATGCGACCAAATTATATCAGACAATTTATACTGTTAACAGTTAACACAGAATTAAATTTCCAAAAGTGATTTTAATTAAGAGTGGGTTTCATTTCTTTAAGGTAATCctctttaaacaaacaaaataaatacataaataataaataaataaataaaaaaacagtcccCAAGCAGCTCAATAAATCCAGTGCAGAATAATTAACTTATCGAACAATGCCAACTTTTCATTTGGTGAAGCAATGCATGAACACTATGGCATGAATGGGTCCATCAATTCTAACACATCTCACCTATTATGAAGAACAAATATAATAGGGATTTCAAGGCGGCGTATTATTCAGACTGGCATGCCTGACAGTACAGAAATCAATGGAATGACTCAGACTGATGGAGAGCCAGTTCAGTTTTATGTGTGAGTCGGCCATCTTCCAGGGCGCTGAACCATGCTGAGAGCAATGATGGACAGCTGGGTCATCTACAGAGCCAAGGATGGGGTGTTGCGGCCATCCACATCTCGCTTGTTTATAAATCGAAAAACACGAATGGAAAATCCAAAGTCAAAGTTCATGTGCAAAGCATTCGTAAGCCAAGATCTGAACTTGGCCATTTGCTTAACATAAATGAGCTTTGTTGGGGTCACACTTTCTCAGGCACTGAGATAACTTTAAATATGCTTTCAGCTCCTATTAGAAACttgtctgaaaatattttttttccccccaggtgAATACCTGATAATCAATATATTGATCcatggaaatatatatatttttttctgcgaTGAGCCTAAGGTTTACGTTTGGCTGAAGGTGATTTTGATTAGATATTTAACAATAACAAGACTGACTGCATCCAAAGTCTTTTTGACACCCAAGACTCTGGATCAGACCAGATTGCACATTGCACTGAAACAAAGCATGGAAAATAAGCCAAACATACTATTCAATCAATGAAATACATGATGTAGGCCACCTGAAAATTCGACAAGAGAAATGATCAAGGCTGACACTGTGGCACAAACACAGTCGCAGTGGCAGTAGCCTAACTAACCAGgactggggagagaggagggagaccTGCTGCGGATGCTCTCTGCCACCAACCCTTCAACACCAGGGGCTAACAATGCAGCACTAACAACTATCCCAGCTTCTCTACTGTCACTTCCTCCCACACcgatgtcacttcctcccaCTTCGCGCAATTATTCACAGCTGTGGCCAGTGAGGAAAGGAAACGACCAAATCCTCAACCCTAACCTCTCTGATCTCCCCCTTCCTCCGAGGCTGGGCTCATCCGTTTTAATGCACCCTACGACCGCTGCGTGTGACGCAGACTGTCTGTCACTCAGAACTGGTGAATTACTCGGGCTTACTTTTAAGCTTTAAGCACACTACAATTACAGTATGTTAATAGATTTCTAGGATTTTAGAGGACTGTAATTACAGAAGTTGAATAAATATTGCGGAAGTGATGGCAAACGTCTGCCAAGTAATTAATAGTCACAACAGAAGAGCTTTGCCAAGTTCTCATCACCGGCAGTGAAGAAGGGCTTCGCCACGGCAACAAGAAATTAGCCTGGAGAAGCCTTTATTACAAACCTTTATGAATACCATCCATTTTTCCGTAAGCCAATTAGTGCCAAGTTAAGCCTTAGGTAAAAACACTAACTTCATTAAATTGTggtgtaaataatgaaatacagaGAAGATCCGTTATAACAAAGCGGTTAGCATAATTAGCCCAAGCACTGTACACCACATTGCAATAATGGACTTAAAGGACCTGatcagaaaatacagaaataattcTTATGTCTGTTAGGAATAAAATGAGAGGCAGgatttttaatattatattttatgtagtACATTCTATAATTCACATAATTGTTTTATAATTGTATACTGATTGCCGTCACAGCTATACTATTGAATTAACGTGACTGAAACGTATTGCTGAGGTCATGCAATTTTTAACAGCATCATTTTGCACTTACTTGAAagtttttgcagtgtttaatttTAATCAGTGTACACAAATTCACAAAGTTGATTTAATAAACCTTTCTCTGCTTAATGTCTTGAATATGCATTAATGCTTATGGTcatatatcatatatcatatatcaaaatattttatatctaTGAGATAAATGGGTGACTGGATGGGTCGATGGTAAACTACAAATACACTAAGAGCGGCTGACTGGATGGATCGATGGTAAACTACAAATACACTCAAAGCGACTGACTGGATGGATCGATGGTAAACTACAAATACACTCAGAGCGACTGACTGGATGGATCGATGGTAAACTACAAATACACTCAGAGCGACTGACTGGATGGATCGATGGAAGAAATGCTTCAAAAATTAACTTCTGAGGTGTTCACGCAGCACAGTGCGGTCTCAACTGTCAGCAGCACTATGCTTAAAAGCTTGTAAAGCAACCATTTTTGCTGATAAAGGTCATTCTGCAGGGTGTGCTTTCTCTCACATGCAAACATCTTTGAAGCAGCTTGACAGCCCAGGTACATGAAGGAAGATTGGGAAAAGACAGCCCAATGGTGAACAAATACACTAACATTCAGTTTGGTATGACGTCATATCATGCACGCTGGGTGTTCAGCCATAGAGGTTTCCAGTCTTGGAAATCTGCAGATTCATTTCCATGGTTTCCAGGCACAGAAGAACTGCAAAGGTCCGATGACTCAGTataagagggagggaaaaacatAACTTGCAAGATAATTATCTTCCtcttagtggtattttatatcAATCACGCTAAAAGCGGTATGTAATTTATGAAATTGCGAATTTACTTTTAGGTCAATACTTTTAAAAGCCCAGAATGCCGttgtcatttatttgtcaggCACAAAAGCCTTCCATTAAAAGTTGGGTACTTGGCTCTTTTCAAGGCTTGTAATTATTCCGAGCAAGTTAACATGGGTGTTACGCGAAAACGTCACATCTTCAAAAATAGAACTCTCCGGAGTAAGTaaaagaaattattatttctacGGACCAGTAAAAATCACAGTCTGCTGTGTGAATCCATCATTCACCATTCTATTCTTTATACTGCATGTGGAGGAAGAGCGCAGTCAGTCATAACCGATGACAGACAATACAAGACAAGGTCCAGAATTAGTGGCACCCTTGACGAAaatgtctgtggggggggggggaatatgaAATAACACGGATAATGGCCAGCATTCTCAAACATGAAACTATGTACCTTCATTCTAATACTTCTTCTTTTTCATAACATCACAAAATGCAGATAATCAACTGAAAACATGTCTTCCCTAAGTCTGCAATTCTCTTTTCGAAAGGCTGATGccgaggttttaaaaaataataataatatactgcaCGACTATCAACGGGAGAACGACGATATGTTCCCATAGGAGATTTTGACAGGTCCCTCATGCGCATGTTTTGTAACAGTTTTCCGCAGGGGGGCATTATATTAGTGCGCAGATCCACTAACCAGTATGCACTGCAGATTACATCAACACCTTGCATCAACAGTGGTGGATATGCGCAGTGCACGCTTTGCACGGATGCCCGAGACAAACCCGCTTTCGACCAATCACATTACGGGTTACAACAGGTCAACAGTGGATTGCGTCACTGTTTATGTTGATGTCGTGCGATATTACAGTTACTTCTAGCTGTGGTAGGACAAGTTGTGTCGTGATAGCTGTTGTCTGTTAGTAACTCCATAGCCAGAGAGCTAGATAGGAttccgttttatttatttattttttagcaagCAGTCGGTATTGTTCTCTAAATTGTAGAGGTTTATCAAGTAGTCTGGCGTAGCTCAGAAGAACAGACATGTCTTCTGATAAACAAAGTAACTCTGATGAAAATTTGCAAGGTAAGTAACGTTAGCCTAACGTTAACATTGAGATCTGGAATACCAGATGTgaacagacgtgtgtgtgtgcgtgttgatCACCTGCTTATTTCGTAATACTGCCAGctctctttgtttctttaaaCGTTGCGGATAGGCAACCGCTTACAGTACAGCTACAGATACGTTACCAATCAGATACCCTTAAACAATTTAGTATAATTTTGAAATCACAACAGTAAAGCAACAAACCTCTTCGTGTTTTGTAGCTTGCCGAGGGCTGTTTTAGCTGACGTGTAGTTATCTGGCAGCTACATGCTTCCATAATAACTCATTACTGTCTGGTTCCGCAGAAACATGTCCAGTAGTTAAATGTGTCCTATATTATCTTATACGGTGTCTGTACACTGTATCCGTCTAGCGGAGTTATGAAATGGTCGCAACCGTGCATTCTAAAAAGACTGATAGTAGGCTATATTTACAGCGTGTCCTCGCTACTAACACATACAGTGTTACGCATGTTCCAGTTTCCATATATGGAGAGTTCCGTTTTTGCTTGTGTAGACAATGTACCATATTCGCCGGGCCACCCGCCTTGCATTATTTCCGTCCCTATTTTGGCTATCGTATAATTAAACGTGTCACGAACAAAGGCAGACCTACGACATCAATCAGTCgataaatcaaaacataaagTGGGGTTTACTAATAGCTGAGATACGGAGCtggagtggaaaaaaatatCCTCATAATGCTTTTAAATGGACATTGGCCTACTACGTGCTATTTTTAATGTAGGCCTGCGCTCCAGTGCTAGAGTGGTCGAACGTTCTGCCCgcaatgtaatcacaatggacattctacacacaaacataaaaacaaaattggtgtctgggctcactttaacaggtcatttaacCATGAACTATACGAAATTAGAGTAGCAAAAGCtattaaatcatttcaaagGTACACTGACAGTTCAGCGATGTTACTTTCTTACTTTATAAGTCCGACATTATTATGCTAATTTGACTGTTTATGAGCATTTATGCCGTCTCTTAACACTGCACCGAAATCAATGGGTACATTAAAATCTGGCCACACTGAaagcattattttacattttattacaaaaaaatcactgtgaAATGTTCTAGATGTTAATCGGctattgtttatttatactttCGTATATTTAGGTGTCTAAAAACGAGTTGCCAACCGGACTTCTACGGCTATTTCAGGTGCTTGTTGTTTTATTCAGTATAACCCCAGAAGcgttttttttatattggtgaaattaaatgtcatttaaattgtGGCCAAACCCTGTTGTGATATGtcacagaatttatttatttatttatttcgaaAAAGTATGTATAGCCAAACATTAGGCAATCTCAAGATCTGAAATCTCAGTTCCTGGTATTCAGTAGGCTAGGCATAATGAAAACTGTGATACTTTTAAGAGATGCATTTCATAACCAATAACTAAACCAGAATAcatttggttcttgttttatgtttctcttGGTAATCATTTGTCGTTaatcatctgtatttgctttgtcttttgcCAATATGGTTTGAATATAATAAGatacagataaaaaaataatatcaatgtACTGCATGAAATGCTTGCTTAAAGTTaatttttcacagataaacatgaTTTAGGCTATGCCCCCCATGCCTTCATTTCAATGGATTTATATGAATTACATCTTTGtctcaaaaaatgaatgacacttgTTTAATGTGATCTGACAGAGGTAAATGGCAAACATTGACCATATATATTTCTTATAATTGTTTGGATTTGAGttaaatatattgaatatttttacataaattttatttctgcaatACTTCAAAGTCTCAATAATGTCCTGGGTATGTTTGACCCAGGCTAACAGCTTTACAGGTTCTAATAAGTAAACAGAATACAAGGggcaaaatataataatttaaaaaataattcagtattTATTACTTACTAACTTACAAGAGAGACTAACTAGAACAGATTTGTGTGCACTGGTGTGACGGTCCTCttttcccctgtgtgtgtttacctgtgtgtgtttaccggCGAAGGTTCCTGGGTGGAGCTGCACTACAGCAGCAACGGCTCGGGGAGCCCGGGACaggcgggggggcaggcggcGGGACAGGAGCAGCAGGTCCGCCCTGCCGCCCCGGAGGGGGACATGGAGCGGATGCTTCTGGAAGCTCAGCACGAGTCCGGCAGGAGCAGCTCCAGAGGAAGTTCGCACTGCGACAGGTGAGTGTGACTCATGCGCTCTGTAATAGGTCAGTGTGACCGGTGAGTGCTGTGACAGGTGAGTGTGGACAATCAGTGCTTCAGggaattatttacattttaatatgataCAGGACTCTCTAAAATAATTTAAGTTTTAAAAGTCACATACTGGGTCTGTCGGTGTAATGGGCTAGTTGATATATCCACATCGACCCGCACTCCAGTCCAGAAGGTGGCGATAACGCGCCAcaagttgttttttaaatcGCCACTAAAcaccagaagaagaagaaaaggatgTGTTTTGTTGCATTTAACATCCCGGAGCTCAtgccaaaataaagaaacacaatACAACCAAAAGAGCTTATGCTGGCATTTTCTAAACGCTTTGGAGCATGAGCCCTGAGGCCCCTGACTGCTAAATGGGGGAGAAGTGGTACGCGCggtacatttgaaatattttttttttttttacactctaaAACCCAGAGTATTTGTAGCACAAAACCAGTTGTTAGTAATATTTTCAGCCATACCTGTGTTTTTCTCCTCCAGTCCTCCAAGATCCCAGACTCCTTTGCAGCTTCAGAGAAGCTCAGAGGTGCACACTGGAGAAAAGAGCAGCTCACAGGTAAAGCAGGGGTTTTAGTTCACCATTGAGTATTGTAAGAATATTCTGTTCTGGAATATTGGTTTAGATGTACCATGGTCCTGATTTTACcctccattttacatttaccttttcttcacaaacacagttgctcatttaaatgttgaaataatgtaaatattgcatCAAGGATAACTTGAAATTTGTTACTGTGAGATTACACTCTCGTTTCAGTCTGAAGAAGATTTCTTGGAGAGAAGACAGGAAATTGACAATTTAATGAAGAGAAATGCTGACTGGATCTGGGACTGGTCGAGTCGCCCCGAAAACGCTCCGCCCAAGTTTGTACCACTCAAATCCTCCACCTTATTTCATAGATCACAAGGCACACACGCTGACTGTGTGAATGAGGTGtttagttattcattttttctccaCAAGATCAACAGAAAGGTATCAATAAAATGCATAGAAATCTTTTTGCAGAGAgctaaatgagagaaaaaaaaaacgcttgaCATTCAGATGTTACATCTGCAAATTATAGAGAACATtcatgtgcttttaaaaacaaatacagttaaCTATAATCTgccactgcagacagacaggtcatGGATAAAGGCATAGATCCTGCTTCAATTTGCAATAGCTTGGTTCCAGAGACCAGCCTGTGTTCAGAGGAAACTTCTTTTCCAGTTGAGCCACTTGTGAGCCTTGAGTTATTTCATCATGGTTTTCATATCTATAAATGAATTAGACGTTTTGTGAATATTGTACCACTTTGGGATGGCTTATTAAGTCtgcattcaaatatttcacGTGAGTCTAATCAAAGCTTCAGATTCAGTTTACAAAGCCATTAAACACTTAAAAACAGAGAGCTACATTTTGCGTAACAATCACACAAGCAATACAAATGCCCGTACAGGACATATTGATTAATACTTAATTTAACCAGTCAGTTTTCCCTTGATGTTTACACGTTATTTCCTCCATAGTTCTTTCACGTCGAACGATTACTCATTTTTTAATCCGTTTCTCTCCCCCTCGTTCGCTAATGCTCGCAttgtaacacacacactgtaacacacactgtaacactcgcactgtaacacacactgtaacacacacactgtaacacacactgtaacacacacactgtaacacacactgtaacacacacactgtaacactcacactgtaacacacacactgtaacactcgcactgtaacacacacactgtaacacacacactgtaacacacacactgtaacacttgcactgtaacacacactgtaacacacgcactgtaacacactgtaaccctcgcactgtaacacacactgTAACGCCTGTAACACTGTAACCACACTGTAAACACGCTCACACtgtcacactaacacacacactgtaagcccactaacacacacacttaaacactctcacactgtaacacactgtaatgCTCGCACTGTAACACACGCTGTAACACgcgtccctctctctcgcagAGAGCTCCTCCTAAAGCACCCGAAACGTTCCGGAACGCTCAGCATACGGAACACCGGGATTATGAAGAAGGGCGGCGTCTTCTCGCCCGAGTTCCTGAAGGTGTTCCTCCCTTCTCTGCTCCTGTCCCACATACTGGCCGTGGGGCTCGGGTGAGTATGGGCTCTGCAGTCGCCTGAGTAAAACTACTGTTCGTTTAGCCTAGCGCACTGGATCCAGCAGCTGTAAACTGTGCgaatgtgcatatgcatgttcTATTATGTACAGCCTAACCTGTGTATTACGTACTGCTGATGTAAAGTTTCTGAACACAAGAGGTGGAGGTTTGACACAATGCAATGGATAATATTTCCAAGTTCAGTTCTGCTTGGCAGCTAAAGGGTcacactgctgattggttaaaatgtaaatgctgttaCTTGTGCAAGATGCATGGTGTACGAATGAGCTATACCAAACcctcctgtagggggcagtgtaAAGCTCAGTTCCCTTCCAggccaaacaaacaaagatcCTTTATGAATaactataaaaaatacaatttttgacAGCATGGGGTCTTTAAGAATGCCATTGTTTGCTACTAAGCAGTTCTACCCCCTAATTAAtgaattgtttattattattagttttgaAATGTGTACATTATATAACATGTTAAAAGGaagaaactgtttattttttaaaattaaattagtaTATTTGTTGTCTATTGAAAGCtgtctatttattcatttaaaacctGATCAGGATGCTATAAcccttgcctttttttttcttctttctctccaaGGATCTATATCGGAAGACGTCTGACCACCTCTGCCGCTACTTTCTGAAAACGCACCGTGGGAacacaactcggcatttatcGTCATGATAGGATACCCTGCACAACTCGCCATCCCATGATTCAATGCTCAGAGCCGAACAGGCTTGGTCATGTGACTTAGTGTCCAGGCTGTGGTTGGCCCCACTGCCTGCTGTGTTAGTGTTGATTGGACTCGGGTCTCATACCTGACAGTCCAGAAAAGCTCCGTTATATCCACGTCACTGCTATTGGACCAGCGgccatttcagtttaaaaaccTGCCTTCTACTGGACAGACTTTGCTTTGAAGTGCATTTTGTAGGCATATTGATTTAATAAGTACACTATACAGAAAATGCTGAGGTGTCACACGAAAAGCATATTTCACAGTACACTGCGGTTTTCAGTAACAAACCCAACAGAGGAAACAGACGTACAGCTGCtaagaaaaaagggaaatattttaGGGAAGGAAGGAGTTTCAGAAATcataaaatgtgatgttttgCTGGAATAAGTTTTATTTGCTGTGGTTTTGCGTATCGTGTTTTTACCTGGTTCTAGAGTAGAATGTAATCAAAGAACTGATCCATTTGTAAAATCCAAGTTGAAAAAGCTGATTCCATTTACAGTGGGTGTGCATTCTGCCTGAAATTGCAATTCCGGTAATTGCAttgggtattattattattattattattataaatattattattactactgcaGGTACAGTTTTAATTTTGACTTGATCTAGCCCTTAGACAAGCCTGAAAATTAATATGGAATGGCCTCAAATGCATGCAAGGGATCAGTAATTCTGATTATataacagaaaaacatcagTCATATAGCCTAATCAGGACTTCCACAAGGAACCGAGAGAGTTTAAGCGGTGAAAGTGACAGGGGTGCCAGTGACGGAAGACgtcttttaaaatgtctgaacACAGCGTAGAACAGTTTCTCAGGTTGTGCCTAGCGGTGTGCTCTAAGAAACGTACCTTACTAATTCAGTGATTTTAATTAACAGATTGTGAAGAGCAATTGCATAACTTTTAACACTAAATGAAAACTAATTGCATGAGATCAATAACCTAGAATTGCAGCAATATAGCACTGTATTTTCTGGCTTTACAAATAATCATGAATACCCgtaaaaacaaataatccaAATATATTCATCCAGATTATTCTCCATAGAATCGTTTAAGATAAAATCCTgagtaaaatataataaaatccAGTGTGTAAGAACGTGTACTGAATGAATCTCGTGGCTCCTTTGTTGAATGACTGAGCCAAACCAAGCATATGCACATTAGAAATGAAACAGCAAACACTGAAGATCATTCCAGATGATAGTTCCCATTTCTAGTGtccaaaacatttcagaagGCCTGAAATCAATGATGTCATCCAGATTCAAGCTTCAAGTGCTTCTGTGGTCATACCGAGCCTTGGGTACCACACAACATTTGAATATTAGTTTGTCAGAAGTGCCCATTTGTCCTGATAATTTGGATTCTTGCAAcgcgaatgtgtgtgtatgcacacttCAGTACACACTTAATAATCGTTTGATAACTAATGGCCACTGAGtgtacaattaaaattaatcaaaGAATGCTACCTCGATAATGGAATGAATCATCACTGttatgagagagggagagagaaagaaaggcagagagagagggaataataaactaataaatgaCAGAAGTAAGTTTTAACATAAGCTAACGGaagtgggaggggggaaaacaaaTGGGAAAAGTTGATAAGTTGTTCCTCACATTCAATATAGCCAGGGTAAATGCAAGGGTCAATACAAAAACTGAACTAAAaggcaattcaaaatattttggata from Anguilla rostrata isolate EN2019 chromosome 18, ASM1855537v3, whole genome shotgun sequence includes the following:
- the LOC135244513 gene encoding BCL2/adenovirus E1B 19 kDa protein-interacting protein 3-like, with amino-acid sequence MSSDKQSNSDENLQGSWVELHYSSNGSGSPGQAGGQAAGQEQQVRPAAPEGDMERMLLEAQHESGRSSSRGSSHCDSPPRSQTPLQLQRSSEVHTGEKSSSQSEEDFLERRQEIDNLMKRNADWIWDWSSRPENAPPKELLLKHPKRSGTLSIRNTGIMKKGGVFSPEFLKVFLPSLLLSHILAVGLGIYIGRRLTTSAATF